The DNA segment GAAGATGGAAATCTTAGCTTTTAATTCCACTTCCTCATTTTTATGCCTCATGGGACTGATCCCTTTAATCTAATCAGGCTAGACATCAACCCTTACGCCGAACTTTAAATCCAGGACCCTGGTTTGAGGGGCCTGTTTGCCCACCTGTTTCCTGAAGCCGTCGCTGGTCTGAACCAGGACCGGGAAGGTGCCATAGTGCTCCGGGATGACAATCTTTGGCCTGATGAGTTTGCAGGCAAAAGCCGCTTCATCAGGCCCCATGGTAAACACCCCGCCGATGGGCAGGATGGCTATGTCGGGCCTGTAAAAATCTCCAATAATGCTTTTCATGTCCCCCATCAAGGAAGTATCCCCGGAGTGATAAATCTTGAGACCGTTTTCAAATTCCATGATATAGCCCACGGCCTCTCCCACGAAATGGTTGGTCCCTTTAAATCCGGTCAGCTGTGCCCCGGCCGAATGAAAGGCCTCGACCATGGTGACCTTGACGCCGTCAAAATCTGCGGTGGCCCCTTTATTGCCCAGGGTAAAGGTCTGGCAGTTGGCCTCCGGGATCTCGGACTTGATGAAAAAGCTGAGTTCCCATGGAGCCACGACCTTTGGCTTGTATTCGGCAATAACGGCCTTGGCGTCACTCAACATGAAGTGATCCACGTGACCGTGCGTCCAGAGGATCAGGTCCACTGCGCTGAATCCCCCTTTTTTCCTGTACTTGCTGGGACATTTCGGGTTAGTGCTTATCCACGGGTCAAAAAGAATCTTTTTCCCTTGGCAGGAAGTAAACAGAAAACTGCCATGACCCAGCCATTCAACGCCGACCTTACCATCGCCAATGGGCTTCTTTTCAGCTCCATAGGCGGTGTCGTTCTTCAGAAAGCTGTAAAGACCGGCCGCTCCAATGAGAGCGCCTAAACCCTTGAAAAAATCCCTTCTTAAAATCGTCATTTTTTCCTCCTTTTCCCTTACTTTAGGTCGTAATTTATAATATGTGGCGCATATTAAATAATAAAATAAGTTAAAGAATTAGTCAATGAATTTCGTAGGTTATCCTTTCAAGGCTTAATGGGAACTACCTGTGACCGCCACGACAACTAAAAGAGCGGCTACATAAGCTGTTTTTGTTCATGCATCTTCTTCAACAGGGATTCTGATGGTAAAGGTGGTTCCTTTGCCCACCTCGCTTGCCACATCAATTGTGCCTTTGTGTTTTTGAATAATGTTGTGGGCCACGTTCAGGCCCAGGCCTGTGCCTTTGTTCACCTCCTTGGTCGTAAAAAACGGGTCGAATATCTTGGAGAGGCTTTCTTTGGGAATGCCTGATCCTGTATCGCTAATTTCAATCTCGATTGCCCCGTCAAGGGCCCGCGTCACGATCCTGATCTCCCCCTTCTTTTCTATGGCCTGGGCCGCGTTAACCAGCAGGTTCATGAAGACCTGATTAAGCTGCTGAGGGTAGCACTCTATATAAGGCAGATCTCCATACTCTTTGGTGACAGTGGCTTTATATTTGAGTTCATTCCAGACAACGTTCAGGGTTGATTCAAGGCATTTATTAATATCGGCGGACTCTAACTTATCCTTGCCTGGATGGGCGAAGTTCTTCAGATCACTTACAATTCGCCTGATCCTCTCGGTTCCCTCCTGGCTTTCCTTAATCAGGTTCGAGGCGTCGTCTAAGATAAAGTCAATGTCAATTTCAGTTTCGAGCGCGTCAAGGGCCTTGATCTGTTCTGAAAATACAGCCAGAGATTTCTCTTTCTCCATGAAGTCCTTCAGGCCTGTCATAAGGTCCCTGTATTGCCCGATGAGCCTGTTAACATCCTCCTGGTAGTCGGCCATGGCGTTCAGGTTGCTGCTTACGAAGCCGGTGGGGTTGTTCATTTCATGGGCCACGCCGGCGGCAAGCTGCCCGATGGAGGCCATCTTTTCAGACTGTATTATCTGGGCCTGAGTCTCTTTTAGCCTAATTACCGTCTGCTCCAATTCCTCATTGCTCTTGTGAAGCGCGGCTGTCCGCTCTGAGACAAGATGCTCCAGTCTTTCGCGGTAATCCCGGTTGTCAATTTCGAGCCGGCGGCGGTGCAAGGCGTTGCTGACACTGATGAGCACCATATTTGGATGAAACGGTTTAATAATGTATCCATAGACGCCTATTTCCAGGGTAGCCTCTGCAATCGAGGGATCGTCCACGACCGTGACCATGAGCGCGGCTGTATCCTCATGCTCGGCCAGGACGTACTGGATGAAGTCCAGCCCTGACTCTCCGGGCATCTTGATATCGGAAAGGACCAGTTCGAAATTCTGCTCTTTTAAACACTCGCGGGCTTCGGCGGCGTTGGCGGCCAGAGTACAGTCGTAACCATTTTTAGCGAGTATTTCCCCAAGCAGGCGCCGGATCGGCTCTTCATCGTCCACGATCAGGATTCTAGCCATTGTTTTCCTCCTGTAAGTGCCTCACAGCCCTGCCTGCCATCCAAACCTTTGTTCTTTAAAAAGCGTCAGGCAGGTGTCCGCTACCACAGGGTCGTAAAGGAAACCTTTTTTTTCCGAGATTTCCTCCAGGGCCTTATCCTCACCCAGGGCCGGCCGGTAAGGCCGGTGAGAGGCCATGGCCTCAACAACATCAGCCACGGCCAGGATACGCGCTTCGAGCAGAATTTCTTTACCGGGCAGTCCTTGCGGATATCCGGAGCCATCCATTCTTTCGTGATGCTGAAGCACGATTGGCGCAACCTCCCATGGAAAATCTATCCCCTTCAGTATGTTGTAACTAACCTGTGAGTGATTCTTGATAAGGCTGAATTCCGCTTCGGATAACCGGCCGGGTTTATTGAGAATCTCAAAGGGTACAGATATCTTGCCGATATCATGAAGCAGCCCGGCTATGCGGATGCCGTCAATCTGCTCGGCTGGAAGGTCCATCTGATCTGCCATGGCACAGGCTAGCTGGGTCACGCGCCGTTGATGGCCCGAAGTATAGGGGTCCTTTATTTCGACCGTTGAGGTCAAAGCATGGACCGTTTGCTCTAAGGTTTTTTGCAATTTCTCGAAACTTTCTTGAAGCTCCTCAGCGGCCTGATTCCGCTCGGCCAAGAGAGCACGCTCTCTCAGAACGCGCTTTAATCTGACCAATAACTCCCTGGGAGTCACCGGTTTTTGCACGAAGTCACTTGCACCACTCTCCACGGCTTTCTCATAGGTCAAATCTTCCACAAAGCCGGTCATGACAATCACGTCAGAGTCGGATTCTTCTTTGACCCTCCTCATCAATTCAATGCCATCAAGGCCTGGCATTTTAACATCGGTTATGATTACATCCGCGCTATTCTTCTCCAGGATTTTAAGGGCTTCTTCA comes from the Deltaproteobacteria bacterium genome and includes:
- a CDS encoding response regulator → MKQRNESETDSPHIIVVDDDEAIRKLIYQTIKGIGYECSAASSGEEALKILEKNSADVIITDVKMPGLDGIELMRRVKEESDSDVIVMTGFVEDLTYEKAVESGASDFVQKPVTPRELLVRLKRVLRERALLAERNQAAEELQESFEKLQKTLEQTVHALTSTVEIKDPYTSGHQRRVTQLACAMADQMDLPAEQIDGIRIAGLLHDIGKISVPFEILNKPGRLSEAEFSLIKNHSQVSYNILKGIDFPWEVAPIVLQHHERMDGSGYPQGLPGKEILLEARILAVADVVEAMASHRPYRPALGEDKALEEISEKKGFLYDPVVADTCLTLFKEQRFGWQAGL
- a CDS encoding metal-dependent hydrolase, which encodes MTILRRDFFKGLGALIGAAGLYSFLKNDTAYGAEKKPIGDGKVGVEWLGHGSFLFTSCQGKKILFDPWISTNPKCPSKYRKKGGFSAVDLILWTHGHVDHFMLSDAKAVIAEYKPKVVAPWELSFFIKSEIPEANCQTFTLGNKGATADFDGVKVTMVEAFHSAGAQLTGFKGTNHFVGEAVGYIMEFENGLKIYHSGDTSLMGDMKSIIGDFYRPDIAILPIGGVFTMGPDEAAFACKLIRPKIVIPEHYGTFPVLVQTSDGFRKQVGKQAPQTRVLDLKFGVRVDV
- a CDS encoding response regulator encodes the protein MARILIVDDEEPIRRLLGEILAKNGYDCTLAANAAEARECLKEQNFELVLSDIKMPGESGLDFIQYVLAEHEDTAALMVTVVDDPSIAEATLEIGVYGYIIKPFHPNMVLISVSNALHRRRLEIDNRDYRERLEHLVSERTAALHKSNEELEQTVIRLKETQAQIIQSEKMASIGQLAAGVAHEMNNPTGFVSSNLNAMADYQEDVNRLIGQYRDLMTGLKDFMEKEKSLAVFSEQIKALDALETEIDIDFILDDASNLIKESQEGTERIRRIVSDLKNFAHPGKDKLESADINKCLESTLNVVWNELKYKATVTKEYGDLPYIECYPQQLNQVFMNLLVNAAQAIEKKGEIRIVTRALDGAIEIEISDTGSGIPKESLSKIFDPFFTTKEVNKGTGLGLNVAHNIIQKHKGTIDVASEVGKGTTFTIRIPVEEDA